The Tribolium castaneum strain GA2 chromosome 3, icTriCast1.1, whole genome shotgun sequence sequence TTAATTAAGCCAATAGTTTGGCCGTTTATTAAAAGTCCCGATCAAGGGGCTTACACTATCGTCTATGTTGCATtaagttcaaaattaaataaagtaacaggaaaatattttaggtgaataaaaaaatcatcagggaaaataaataaaaaaattgttttagtaATTGTGAAGAAGCTGAAGTTAGTGAAGGTGCCAAGGACGAAGCGACCGCTTCATGGTTGTGGGCTGTGAGTGAAAAGTGGACCAGACTTAATATGGCttagaaacaataaataaatttcatatttttattgtgcatttttattcagttttttcCCCTTCTCCCGTAATACTTTTCACAATTGTTTCGCCATCGATTTTAACAATTTCGCAAGTTTTCTTGTATAATTTTTCCGACAATTCGACGTCGTTTACAAGGTCTGAGGGTTTCTGTATCTCACAgttgctaaaaaaaataacgtgaATTTGACCACGTTTTTATGTTGATTTTTAcgacatgaaaaattcaattgtAACTACGTACCTGAAGTAACACCCTGACACGTTCTTAAGGAAGGGATCTATCGCAACATAAATAACAGTTTGAGAGCCTTGTTTCGGCGTTTTCATAAAGAGCCACATCCACGGCCACACCGAAAATTTGGTAACAAAGGAAGTTGTGACTCGTGAGTTACGCAAGTGTCGCGTTCCCCTCACAAGTCCCGGATTAACAGCATTGAAAGTTATATTCGTGTCTACAATTCCCtctatcaaataaaaatttacaaaaacacgTATTTTTTACGCTTCAATAACGAAGCCATATGCTTGGTAAACATAGTCAAAGCGAGTTTGCTCTGGCTAAAAGCCTCAATCTCGACAAAACTCTTCTCAGAATTTAAATCATCCAAATCAATTTTTCCTCTCAAATGTGCCACCGCTGAAAGATTGATGACGCGGCCGTTGTCCGATTTGCTCAATAAATTCAGAAGGAGATGTGTTAGAAGAAATGGACCTGAAATTTTTTCCAGTTGCTTATCGTTGCTAAAAATTGTCTGTTACCGAAATAATTTGTGCTAATTGTCATTTCGTTGCCGTCCACTGTTTTTCGAAATGGGTGGAAAATGATCCCGGCATTGTTTATCAAAATATCTACTCGTTCGTACTCAAGATTAATTTGATTCGCAAATTCTCGAATGCTGACAAAGTCGTTCAAGTCTACCAGCTTTATGATGGCCTCCGCTTCGGGGCACTCCCGAAGGAGGTATTCCAGGGCCCTTTTGCCCCGTTCTGCGTT is a genomic window containing:
- the LOC655069 gene encoding retinol dehydrogenase 12, giving the protein MDQFFEHLEGAKACWWPYIATFFIFVIGAIRAYIGGAHCPSRSRIDGKIVIITGGSSGIGLTTAKELAKKGARIILAVRNAERGKRALEYLLRECPEAEAIIKLVDLNDFVSIREFANQINLEYERVDILINNAGIIFHPFRKTVDGNEMTISTNYFGPFLLTHLLLNLLSKSDNGRVINLSAVAHLRGKIDLDDLNSEKSFVEIEAFSQSKLALTMFTKHMASLLKHTNITFNAVNPGLVRGTRHLRNSRVTTSFVTKFSVWPWMWLFMKTPKQGSQTVIYVAIDPFLKNVSGCYFSNCEIQKPSDLVNDVELSEKLYKKTCEIVKIDGETIVKSITGEGEKTE